A stretch of the Planctomycetota bacterium genome encodes the following:
- a CDS encoding hemolysin family protein yields MTATVWFLIAVGAALSAGVLATLHHTLRHAHRTAGEDWLRTIPSDKQRDDLRHLLDDADAFAAALALPRIASSLIVPIALAMDFAIALDSRLVPNEDGTLPIGSWLAPLLGVGLGAIVLWLANVALPAGIARHAWSPTLRTMAPVIRVLVIPLAPMLITYHFVDEVVRRLAGADAEARRGEAEILSAVEQAERSGGVDPTERDMIEAVVEFRSTAVDEIMTPRTTIEALEYTDDLEAVKRYVRDSHHSRIPVYRGNLDEIAGFLYAKDLLKWLAEPGNDDAGHFTLQNILREALFIPETKTVRELLREMIAERVHIAMVADEYGGTAGLVTIEDIVEEVFGEIHDEYEDTPEDEPEVLVHAEHRAADIDAQMRIDDANDALRPLAVELPEDEDFDTVGGYVSTRLGRIPDIGDVWAENGLRLVVTSAEQTRVRRVRLEVVDLNGDPGEPETVAERDDAEARDPDA; encoded by the coding sequence GTGACCGCGACGGTGTGGTTCCTGATCGCGGTGGGCGCGGCGCTAAGTGCGGGCGTGCTAGCGACGCTGCACCACACCCTCCGCCATGCGCACCGGACGGCGGGCGAGGATTGGCTGCGGACGATCCCCAGCGACAAGCAGCGGGACGACCTGCGGCACCTGCTCGACGACGCGGACGCCTTCGCGGCCGCCCTGGCGTTGCCTCGGATCGCATCGAGCCTGATCGTGCCCATCGCGCTGGCGATGGATTTCGCCATCGCGCTCGACTCCAGGCTGGTGCCCAACGAGGACGGCACGCTGCCCATCGGCTCCTGGCTCGCGCCGCTGCTGGGCGTGGGCCTCGGGGCGATCGTGCTGTGGCTCGCGAACGTCGCGCTGCCCGCGGGCATAGCGCGGCACGCCTGGAGCCCCACCCTGCGAACGATGGCCCCGGTCATCCGCGTGCTGGTCATCCCGCTGGCGCCCATGCTGATCACCTACCACTTCGTCGACGAGGTCGTGCGGCGGCTCGCCGGCGCCGACGCCGAGGCGCGGCGGGGCGAGGCCGAGATCCTCAGCGCCGTCGAGCAGGCCGAGCGGTCGGGCGGCGTCGACCCCACCGAGCGCGACATGATCGAGGCCGTCGTCGAGTTCCGCTCGACCGCCGTCGACGAGATCATGACGCCACGCACGACCATCGAGGCGCTCGAGTACACCGACGACCTCGAGGCCGTCAAGCGGTACGTCCGCGACAGCCACCACAGCCGCATCCCGGTCTACCGCGGAAACCTCGACGAGATCGCCGGATTCCTCTACGCCAAGGACCTGCTCAAGTGGCTCGCCGAACCCGGCAACGACGACGCCGGCCACTTCACGCTGCAGAACATCCTCCGCGAGGCGCTCTTCATACCCGAGACCAAGACCGTGCGGGAGCTGCTCCGCGAGATGATCGCCGAGCGGGTCCACATCGCGATGGTCGCCGACGAGTACGGCGGCACGGCGGGGCTGGTCACCATCGAGGACATCGTCGAGGAGGTCTTCGGCGAGATCCACGACGAGTACGAGGACACGCCCGAGGACGAGCCCGAGGTGCTGGTGCACGCCGAGCACCGCGCCGCGGACATCGACGCCCAGATGCGCATCGACGACGCGAACGACGCCCTCCGCCCCCTCGCGGTCGAGTTGCCCGAGGACGAGGACTTCGACACCGTGGGCGGCTACGTGTCGACGCGGCTCGGACGCATCCCCGACATCGGCGACGTCTGGGCCGAGAACGGCCTGCGGCTGGTGGTGACCTCTGCGGAGCAGACCCGCGTCCGCCGCGTACGGCTGGAGGTTGTCGACCTCAACGGCGACCCGGGCGAGCCCGAGACCGTCGCCGAGCGCGACGACGCCGAGGCCCGGGACCCGGACGCCTAG
- the ybeY gene encoding rRNA maturation RNase YbeY, giving the protein MTPTADHESPATAGDDPEPASPSEDPPEPPSSAYGAGRPAALVVDITDATHRLDAGALRWLRAHATAAAVELRTSGEARVRVIADDEMAAAHERHLGIGSTTDVLTFDLSAGGDAVDADILVCLDEAARQADARGHDTARELLLYVIHGLLHCCGYDDADDASYARMHAREDEILAAIGVGATFARTDTEAAS; this is encoded by the coding sequence ATGACACCCACCGCGGACCACGAGAGCCCCGCCACGGCCGGCGACGATCCAGAGCCAGCCAGTCCCAGCGAGGATCCGCCCGAACCTCCGTCTTCGGCATATGGCGCCGGCCGACCCGCTGCGCTCGTTGTCGACATCACGGACGCCACGCACCGGCTCGATGCCGGTGCGCTCCGCTGGCTGCGGGCGCACGCCACCGCGGCCGCCGTCGAGCTCCGCACCTCCGGCGAGGCCCGGGTTCGCGTGATCGCCGACGACGAGATGGCGGCAGCCCACGAGCGGCACCTCGGCATCGGCAGCACCACGGACGTGCTGACGTTCGATCTATCGGCCGGGGGGGACGCGGTCGACGCCGACATCCTGGTGTGCCTCGACGAGGCCGCCCGGCAGGCCGACGCCCGCGGGCACGACACCGCACGGGAGCTGCTGCTCTACGTCATCCACGGGCTGCTGCACTGCTGCGGCTACGACGATGCCGACGACGCGAGCTACGCCCGCATGCACGCCCGTGAGGATGAAATCCTCGCCGCCATCGGCGTGGGCGCGACGTTCGCGCGTACCGATACGGAGGCCGCGTCGTGA
- a CDS encoding HDOD domain-containing protein, protein MIDSAIDPAADPARVELVLRRIDQLPTLSPIAQRVLSLGSADEAELADIVRIIESDPALTGRILSLCRRAEHGLGERITTVERATVMLGFEAVRSAILAVAVFDVMAGDGARIEERDDAGGFQRDGFWKHCIASACAAEAIARAHAELRVPPEEAFVCGLLHDLGKLALDFVLPKSYGRVLRMAEQRRLSAAAAAKRIIGLDHHVAGKRLAEHWSLPTVVRDAMWLHGQPAESLADLPHAATIASVTAGRDAARGLHLGWSGEHDAPPDAADSALRYGLDPDRVQEVALALPAAMSERCGDLGLDAPDSPTLLMEAIARANGWLSETNLQLRQTAASARRQRTLLDAVSRFHRASLVGESVLGATAAAAHSAAGVLGASTTGALLKQGPADPWQFVFVDERGGITGTTRLAAPAEGDGIEAVVRQAAAGDVALGATPLADWLAQTLPDGADPASWRLLPVACDWDRDAPDAVLVHDGQPAGDDLQPLIATWATAIHAAARHDRSRRLSERLADANRALREAQERLAESESMVRLGRMTAGAAHEMNTPLAVISGRAQLLDATLENAEARSAAAAIVDAADRLSGLITTLHVFADPPHPSPAAVPLAPLVRHAVDALRAQLGGAIEVATSLDPSIQDAIVDKELVGRVLLELCRNAAETGSRVSVAARVDPIDDMLVLEVSDAGPGLSEKALKHAFDPFFSEKPAGRQPGLGLTLARRLVDLLGGGLSIENARTGGAVATCTLPGWRPPGGPDTAGEDLVSQHPEAVG, encoded by the coding sequence GTGATCGACTCGGCGATCGACCCCGCGGCCGATCCGGCCCGCGTCGAGCTGGTGCTCCGCCGGATCGACCAGCTGCCCACGCTCTCGCCCATCGCCCAGCGGGTGCTCTCCCTGGGCAGTGCCGATGAGGCCGAGCTGGCCGACATCGTCCGGATCATCGAATCCGACCCCGCGCTGACGGGCCGCATCCTGTCGCTGTGCCGCCGCGCCGAGCACGGCCTGGGCGAGCGGATCACCACCGTCGAGCGGGCGACCGTCATGCTCGGCTTCGAGGCGGTGCGATCGGCCATCCTGGCCGTCGCGGTCTTCGACGTCATGGCCGGCGACGGAGCGAGGATCGAGGAACGCGACGACGCGGGCGGCTTCCAGCGCGACGGATTCTGGAAGCACTGCATCGCGTCGGCCTGCGCCGCCGAGGCCATCGCCCGCGCCCACGCCGAGCTCCGCGTGCCACCCGAGGAGGCCTTCGTCTGCGGACTGCTGCACGACCTCGGCAAGCTCGCGCTCGACTTCGTGCTGCCCAAGAGCTATGGCCGCGTGCTGCGGATGGCCGAGCAGCGGCGGCTGTCGGCGGCGGCGGCGGCCAAGCGGATCATCGGGCTCGACCACCACGTCGCCGGCAAGCGGCTGGCCGAGCACTGGTCGCTGCCCACCGTCGTCCGCGATGCCATGTGGCTGCACGGCCAGCCCGCCGAGAGCCTCGCCGACCTGCCGCACGCGGCCACCATCGCCTCGGTGACCGCCGGCCGGGACGCCGCTCGCGGCCTACACCTGGGTTGGTCGGGCGAGCACGACGCGCCCCCCGACGCGGCCGACAGCGCCCTCCGGTATGGCCTTGATCCCGACCGCGTCCAGGAGGTCGCCCTGGCGCTGCCCGCGGCGATGTCCGAGCGGTGCGGGGATCTCGGCCTCGACGCGCCCGACAGCCCGACGCTGCTGATGGAGGCCATCGCCCGCGCCAACGGCTGGCTTAGCGAGACCAACCTGCAGCTGCGGCAGACTGCGGCCTCGGCCCGGCGGCAGCGGACACTGCTCGATGCCGTCTCCCGCTTCCACCGGGCGAGCCTCGTGGGCGAGAGCGTGCTAGGGGCAACCGCCGCCGCGGCGCACTCCGCGGCGGGCGTGCTCGGCGCCTCGACCACCGGGGCGCTACTCAAGCAGGGACCGGCCGACCCCTGGCAATTCGTCTTCGTCGACGAGCGGGGCGGCATCACGGGCACGACGCGGCTGGCCGCGCCGGCGGAGGGCGACGGCATCGAGGCCGTGGTCCGCCAGGCCGCCGCGGGCGACGTCGCGCTCGGCGCGACCCCGCTGGCCGACTGGCTCGCCCAGACGCTCCCCGACGGGGCCGACCCGGCGTCCTGGCGGCTGCTGCCCGTGGCCTGCGACTGGGACCGAGACGCCCCGGACGCCGTGCTGGTGCACGACGGCCAGCCGGCGGGCGACGACCTCCAGCCGCTCATCGCGACCTGGGCGACCGCCATCCACGCCGCCGCCCGGCACGACCGCTCCCGCCGGCTCAGCGAGCGGCTGGCCGACGCCAACCGGGCGCTGCGGGAGGCCCAGGAGCGGCTGGCCGAGTCCGAGTCGATGGTCCGCCTGGGCCGGATGACCGCGGGCGCCGCCCACGAGATGAACACGCCCCTGGCGGTCATCAGCGGGCGGGCACAGCTGCTCGACGCCACGCTCGAGAACGCCGAGGCGCGATCGGCGGCGGCGGCGATCGTGGACGCCGCCGACCGGTTATCCGGACTCATCACCACGCTGCACGTCTTCGCCGATCCGCCCCACCCCTCGCCGGCGGCCGTCCCGCTGGCCCCACTGGTCCGCCACGCCGTCGACGCGCTCCGGGCCCAGCTCGGTGGCGCGATCGAGGTGGCGACGTCGCTCGATCCCTCGATCCAGGACGCGATCGTGGACAAGGAACTCGTGGGCCGGGTGCTGCTGGAGCTGTGCCGCAACGCCGCCGAGACCGGCTCGCGGGTCTCGGTGGCCGCCCGGGTAGACCCGATCGACGACATGCTCGTGCTGGAGGTCTCCGACGCGGGCCCGGGGCTCAGCGAGAAGGCCCTCAAGCACGCCTTCGATCCGTTCTTTTCCGAGAAGCCCGCGGGACGGCAGCCCGGGCTGGGCCTCACGCTGGCGCGCCGCCTGGTGGACCTGCTAGGCGGCGGGCTGTCGATCGAGAACGCCCGAACGGGCGGCGCCGTGGCGACCTGCACGCTGCCCGGCTGGCGGCCGCCCGGCGGTCCGGATACCGCGGGCGAGGACCTCGTGAGCCAGCATCCCGAAGCCGTCGGCTGA
- a CDS encoding response regulator, with product MAAREQQPNWAEKKVFTTGEAASICRVSQQTIIRCFDSGRLNGFRVPGSRFRRIPRDELLRFMRANEIPTDALEGARKRILVVDDDQAILDMFQEMLKQDDRFEVQTACTGYDAGLLTERFRPHLIILDYMLPDLNGDVVCERIRSNEDTKDVAILFVSGVVERNEIDRLLRAGGTAFLRKPFSLNQLLEEVNRLLDLAPAER from the coding sequence TTGGCGGCACGGGAACAACAACCCAACTGGGCCGAGAAGAAGGTCTTCACCACCGGCGAGGCCGCCTCGATCTGCCGCGTCAGCCAGCAGACCATCATCCGCTGCTTCGACAGCGGCCGCCTCAACGGCTTCCGGGTGCCCGGCTCGCGGTTCCGTCGCATCCCCCGCGACGAATTGCTGCGCTTCATGCGGGCCAACGAGATCCCCACCGACGCCCTGGAGGGCGCCCGCAAGCGGATCCTCGTCGTCGATGACGACCAGGCCATCCTCGACATGTTCCAGGAGATGCTCAAGCAGGACGACCGCTTCGAGGTCCAGACCGCCTGCACGGGCTACGACGCCGGCCTGCTGACCGAGCGGTTCCGGCCGCACCTGATCATCCTGGACTACATGCTGCCCGACCTCAACGGCGACGTGGTCTGCGAACGCATCCGCAGCAACGAGGACACCAAGGACGTGGCGATCCTGTTCGTCTCGGGCGTCGTCGAGCGGAACGAGATCGATCGGCTGCTGCGGGCCGGCGGCACGGCCTTTCTCCGCAAGCCCTTCTCGCTCAACCAGCTGCTCGAGGAGGTCAACCGCCTGCTCGACCTCGCCCCCGCCGAGCGGTGA
- the arfB gene encoding alternative ribosome rescue aminoacyl-tRNA hydrolase ArfB, translating into MAPAEPQHDPEIPGDAGVVVLAPGAVVRPGALRFRQTGSSGPGGQHVNKRQTRAELRVALIDIRMPVRARHRLRRLAGERMTADGVLILACEKTRSAARNRADCLERLRDLCRRALVEPKRRIATKPSRGANERRLRAKRATGERKRLRGKPDAD; encoded by the coding sequence ATGGCTCCCGCCGAACCGCAGCACGACCCAGAGATTCCCGGCGACGCCGGCGTGGTCGTGCTCGCGCCGGGCGCGGTGGTGCGGCCGGGCGCCCTGCGCTTCCGTCAGACCGGTTCATCGGGCCCCGGCGGCCAGCACGTCAACAAGCGGCAGACGCGGGCCGAGCTGCGGGTCGCCCTCATCGACATCCGCATGCCGGTGCGGGCGCGGCACCGGCTCCGGCGGCTCGCCGGCGAGCGGATGACCGCCGACGGGGTGCTCATCCTCGCCTGCGAGAAGACGCGGTCGGCCGCCCGCAATCGTGCCGACTGCCTCGAGCGGCTCCGCGACCTCTGCCGGCGGGCCTTGGTCGAGCCCAAGCGCCGCATCGCCACCAAGCCCAGCCGCGGGGCCAACGAGCGGCGGCTGCGGGCCAAGCGGGCCACCGGCGAGCGCAAGCGGCTGCGAGGCAAGCCCGACGCCGACTAG